Proteins from one Candidatus Methylomirabilota bacterium genomic window:
- a CDS encoding methylglyoxal synthase, with protein sequence MGSRQWAMEHRKRIALVAHDNKKHDLLEWAAFNRELLARHELYATATTGTLLRQELELEVISLQSGPLGGDQQIGGKIAEGAVDFLIFFWDPLKPQPHDPDVKALLRIAVVWNIPVACNRASADFMISSPLMSAGYQRLLPDYGDPHKAVADPSSSGSR encoded by the coding sequence ATGGGATCCCGACAATGGGCGATGGAACACCGGAAGCGGATCGCCCTGGTGGCGCACGACAACAAGAAGCATGATCTGCTGGAATGGGCGGCCTTCAACCGAGAGCTCCTGGCTCGACACGAGCTGTACGCGACCGCCACCACCGGGACCCTCCTCCGGCAAGAGCTCGAACTCGAAGTCATCTCGCTGCAGAGCGGACCGCTCGGCGGTGACCAGCAGATCGGCGGGAAGATCGCGGAGGGCGCGGTCGACTTCTTGATCTTCTTCTGGGATCCTCTCAAACCACAGCCCCACGATCCCGATGTGAAGGCTCTCCTGCGGATCGCGGTGGTATGGAACATTCCCGTCGCGTGCAACCGAGCGTCGGCGGATTTCATGATCTCGTCGCCGCTGATGTCGGCGGGCTACCAGCGTCTTCTTCCCGACTACGGGGATCCGCATAAAGCGGTCGCCGATCCGAGTTCCTCCGGCTCTCGCTAG